acaccccttcacaacaaaaatagaaaaaaacaagTTAACAAATTAAATGTTGTTGgggttattcttttttttaaaaaaaaatagtttggtTTGCAtgaggagaagaagaaagtcagctgataaaattaataataagataaaaatgaataaagaaCCAGCCGGGGACAAAGCAGCCCTCTCAGAAACTCCTCTGTCTGGGTCAGATGGAAGAGGGCTTGGTGGCCCATTTCATTCCTTGGGGATCATACCCTTGATGGCAGACTCCCGGTTGACGTACGTCGCCCAGTAGACCATGTTGAAAATGGTGAACAAGACCGGGAAGACAATGCGGGACATTTTGTCTACCTTGCTGACACTGTTGTAGGTCTTCTTGTTCTCAGGAGGCTTCTCTTCCAACCGGGGCACCTTTGGGGGGACAAGGACAGCAGCcgcgggaggaggagggggagggggaggagaaggtgtGGCCGTGGTTGCGACCGCACTCTTGGCAATGGTGGGCAGGCCTGGCTCCTTGGTGATGTTGAGGGCATATGTTGTGCCCACAATGTTGTAGGTGTTGTTGGTCTTCTTTGCCAATGTGACTGGCTCTTTTTTCTGAGAAGATAAGCAAAAACATTTGGAAACTGGCAGAGAAGGAGCAAACAGACACATCTGCTACTGCAGAAATAAAAGAATCTCAAAAAGCAATTGGCAATGCTCTGTCAGATCTACTAGATGAATCATGTACAAAAAGTACCCATCAAGGAGCAAATCTGGATTAGACTAGACTATGGCTGTGTGGTGAGTGTGATTAGTCCTTACCAAATGCAGCATCCACAGCAGGAAATTTATGGCAAGCAAGATCTCAAATGCCACGTGTGTCCTTGCTGCTCATCAAGGTGAATCTACAGGTGGggttcatttttttattattgttgccaGTTCTAGATAATGGATGGTATCTCTGTGATTTCTCAGCCCCATTACATAGCAAGTCATAATGACAAATTCCTGGTAACATTTACACATTGTAGGACTTATTATCATCTCCAGTGACGGGGGAAGCCAACTGGCCTTTCACATGTCAAAAATTGCTTCTGGGTTACAGAATTCTCCAAACTCATTTTGGGATGTATAAAAGCCACACAGGACAAGTAAAAGGGTGGAGGGTGCCAGGCGGCAGCAAGTGGCTCTTGGGATCCGTTTTGGCTGCAGATCATCAAGGTCTACACTGCCAATGCACGTGGTTCTGTTTGGAGTAAGGTTTCAAGGCCCCTTCCTgacagagtgagtgtgtgtgtggggagatggGCAAGACgtttcattcagtttgcatttcaagccaaatatatcaaacttgcactttctgaaacaataagagacTCACAATAcaggcatccttcgaaattcacacttactcaaattttgcaatgcagtttgccaaccaaacaatgttgacaaaaatgtatgttaggggaacgtgtgcatagaaatgaatataggAGGGAAAGGAACATACAGAGATGTGTTGCATGAcaagaaattgcctgcaaaagtGAGTACGCAAGTCAGAACTGCctgcaaaagtgtgtttattaggagaaatctgcactaaaatgctggagaatgttcatgaggttttttttaaaaattgcaaattgctgacttccgggaagggtgacttagcctgtgcctgcttttgagacgggctcctgcctcaaaagaagcttattcagatatatcagtcagtttttttttttttttgactgattaaacttctcccgggtagggagaaacgaagagattaacctcaaagcctatttttgttgggacgaccagatctcattaatttatgggacgaggtccagccgacgaaggtgggacggattttcaacaacaagctctatctgataaagcgaacgttcatcttatcttctaagagagaacgcactaacaggcaagcacccttctttctatatttttcttttacttgacttaaattgttgctgtttaaaagagatttgccagattgatcggtttttgacatctcactggggagccataacttctctctgctactcactaattaatagcttatctctgtttttgttgcaaaaagctgtcctggatttgcattctaaagatatacacagaagagggatttctattccagatttttattttgaagaatattatattgtctgagactactctctttttggtctattttattttgacgaatctgtttcctgacgaccgccattaattgtttcgatcctgggaactgcattttgtttacttaagcatggagagataaggctgtctgctctgtttatactgtgatgtcaccaagtttggagtattaacccaattgttgctgaaataagaagtggttttcctatatttttcttttaaaatggcaattaagaaagtggctgagaatctggaaataactatgtttcagaaaataatggatgagattgagataacgaaacaaaacctgcgacagggttgtaaggagctgaaaattgaattgagtaaaatgaagcaggagattaaagatataggggtccctgtgagagaggtgaccctggaaggggtccctgtgagagaggagaccccggagattggaacaaacgtggaacaggaaaaagatttggagtctatggactttagaaacaaaatctattgtttggagacacaggagattaaagacataggggtccttgtgagagaggagaccctggagactggaacaggggtccctgtgagagaggagaccctggagactggaacaggggtccctgtgagagaggagatcccggagattggaacaaacgtggaacaggaacaagatttggagtctatggactttagaaataaaatctattgtttggaactcaatgttatctctgaagaaattaatgaagattctagagataaagttatcaatggcatggataatcttctggactggaatgatgtgatggagcccaatatagagaaaatctatggaattaactgcagccatgtgacaatggaaaaactttcaagagatgacccagtgtattttgaaaaaaagaacagagatatgattttacagcagtatttcagcaacctattcagaatggatggcaagaaaatatttgggatagaggtaattcccatcagactcttactatatgactatggctttgacagcaagattattatggaatactgataatggaagattggatactgaaattactggacttaacaagactactgaagatggaagatggaaaatggaactaatagggataatagaacaatggctactgaaattactgaacctaacagattctgatgtgatggattaattgaaatgtttattttgactatggttatgacaataagattatcataattagtaatgagatggattaatcgatatgcttatctggaaaaaaaaattgatagatatatttcttaaagaattgaaacctctctttgactttttgtggaaagaataaagtaatgtttatgagatttgatgattaagtaagataactactggaggaaagtgattttataatatgacttaagagacaggattgttatatattatagacttataactgatttgatctttgacaaatgggaagtcaatattttactctttattttttatttttgttttttttttctttttttctttttgtttaactatttttgattttgttttttgtctttgaatgttttatgatttcgtcttgtatgttttatgaaaatctgaataaaaattattgaaaaaaaaaaattgcaaattgctgcagcaaagTGGAGAActaatttaagattaggaaaaagAGACACGGACAGATCTTGCCATCACGTGTGTGTGCTGAggcccagtctctctctcttgtgtggtGCCTTTCCTTCCCATGACCCCCCGCCCCTCTCACCTTCAGCTCCTGCGCCTCCAGCACCTTCTTGCCGTCCCAAGACCAGCTGCGCTTTGTGAAGTAGTTGACCGCAGCAAACTCAATCAATGCAGAAAACACAAAGGCATAACAGACAGCCATGAACCAGTCCATGGCCGTCGCATATGCCACTTTGGGCAAGGAGTTTCTTGCGCTGATGCTCAGAGTGGTCATGGTAAGGACTGTGGTGACCCCTGTGGAAACAAAGCCAGAGAATGCAGTGCTGAAAAGGGCCACAGTAGGATTCTCCCTCTTGGAGGCCGGAGAGGCCCATCTAGCCTCCTTCAGCCGTTTTGACACACAAGACGCGCTGGAAAAAGGCCAAAGGACCAGTGCCGTAGCTGGGCGcagtcccatcagcaccagcctcAATGGAGCTGTGCCCAGCTatgttgtcagcacacttggccTAAAGCAAGGCACCCAGTGGCAGGCACCGAAGTCTAGTGGAAGGGGGGCCACGGTTTGGTGGGAATGGATGAAGGGAGATTCTACACTGACTTGTGCTCTGATCACCAGGAGTCCTTTCCTTCTGTGTCCTGGGCCTTTCATGGTATCACACATTTGGCTTTGCCCATGAAGGCCAAGCCCTCTGGTCCCAGGGACAGAAGCGCCTcccagggagaagaggagggcagTCATTAACCCTCCCATGCCAAAGGCACAAGGCAAGCAGGGGTCTTTCTGCCTTGGGAGGTAACTTGAAGAGCTCAGGTAAAGATTCTGCCTGGGGAGGCCACTAGGGGTGGCGTCCAGTCCAGGGCATGACCGTTCAGTTGGCTTTGGGTGTGCTATGAGCCtccgaggggaggggagggacagtCCAACTCCCAGCACTTATTGGGCAGTGCCCTGGCCATGATGTGACAAGGTGGCCACTTCCTCCACAGGAGCTAGCTGGGCCAAGAGGCCAACTTTCTAGAAGAAGGCAGTGTTCTGTCTTCTGgaatcccatcctccctgaccactggccctgctggctggggctgatgggagatggagtccagcagcatctggagcatCAAGACCACCCCAAGCAGAATCTTCCCTTCTTTTCCCCCTTGCATTTGTTTCTTTTGCCCCAGCTTTAGCAGCAGTGGGGAGAACCTTGCAGGGTGGGCAGTCCAGGCAGTGGGGGTGCTGGCTGTGGCTGCCACTACTGCACACAGAGCCCCTCAGAGTGGAGGCCCCCTGAGAGTTGCCCCTATTCATACCCCACCATTTGCCTGGGGAAGGCCCCTCCCGTCCACCCCATGTGTTAGGACAGGGTGGGGTGCGGAAGGATGGAGGGCACATTTCCTGAAAAGGGGTGTGGCCACCACCAAACTTCAAGGGGAGGAATTTCCATTGAATGGCAGCCTAACCCAAGCCTGCCTCTATTGCCACAATGAGGACCATTTTTCATTTACAAATTGTGCACGCGGAGAGGCTTGCCCATTGTGGAGTCTCACCCAAAAGCCTCAAAGCAAGTGGTGCTCTCAGATCCTGGCACTGAAATCCACCCCCCCAATATCAGGCAGACGGGCCTCCTTAACTGATGTAATTTTAGGGGTTGCTCTTCAATAGAAAAGCCAAACTGTGGAGCTATAACCTGAAACATTTGCATCAAAACCAAGAACAAAAAGACCCTTTAGGAGCAAAAATATTGATTTTGGACCTGAAATCTTCAAGGCTTCAAACTATAGTGAACTTTGGCTGCTCACAGGAACTACTGAGGGAGAGTCATCGCATGCTGGTTACATGCACTTAGGATGGCCGTTATACCTAGAAGGAAGTCCCTACTAGGGAGACAATGcgatgccctccaggtattagaaaGGCAATgcaacagcccccccccaaaggcaATGTTCTTTCCTTTCTGCTTGATGAATCCTGGGGGATCTAGGCTGTAAGAAAGTCCCCCCTCCTTTCCAGCCACAGGACACCTCTCAGCCACCACCACTTTTGGATTACTCTTATATCTCTGAGAGAAAGGGAAAACCCAGATTTATGTGCCAGAGATGCTGCCACAATGTGGGCCTGCTGTGAGACCTCCTCAAGGTGTTTCTGCATTCCATATACTGGATAGTGAGTCCCACAGCAGTCTAGCACATGGCGGGTAAAGAGCAATTGCAACTGCTACGAGCAGCAACTCTATGGTAGGGGTGGCTTGATTGCGGGTTGGAGGGACTGGAACAGGAGGACAGAAatagaaatacaaataaataagcaaatgagCTTACAAAAACATGCCCTGATTAAGACATAAACTCTGAAAGTTCAGCAAAAATCTTCCACAGCAAGTCAGAGAGAGGCATGGTACTAATCTTCACGCCATGACTGGCAAAAGGTGATGGGGACAACCAGGCCAGAAGGGTGACTATTTGAAAGAGAACCCGTTCATTGTCTCCGTATGGATGCACAGCTGTTGAGCCACCAACACAGACTGTGTGGTAACCATGTCCCCCTCTTTGCCAGGCCAAGAAGTGGCCCAAATAGAGCGCCTTTGCCCTCCAGAAAAAAGTCTAATGTCACCCAAAAAATCTGTAACAGAAGAAACCagcatggcaaaaaaaaaatggggaagaGACAAAGCTCTTGTTGATCCTAAGATTAATGTATCTCTTTGTGTGAATATGGAGCAAAAGTGCCTGGTTTTGGTATAGCTGTAATTTTAAAACAGGGCCAATGAAGCAAGAGGGATTTCCCAGGTTCCACGTTCAAACTTCAGGAAATCTCTCCCTGAATTTTCCCTCCAAACCCTTCCAGGGTTTTTCACGCAGAACGTATCTGGAAAAGGGACACCTCTTCTCTGCCCTCCCTTTGAATTCAATTGTAGTTGTTCTGTCAGAAGTGCCTGGGTTGTGGCTAGTCGCAGCAACAGTGTCGGATTAGGTTAacaagggtggggagcctgtgggggGCTCTGGATGTTGGTGGGCTATGAGTCGCATCACCCCTGGGCACTGGATGCGCCAGCTGCTGGGAGTGCAGCAATATCCAGTGGGTCGCAGGTTAGCCACCCCGATTTAAAATGTAGTTTCCCTTTCCTGGGGAACACCTCAGGGTATGCGCCATCAGTCTGGAGTTCAAGACAGTgtggatggcaggcaggcaggctggctggccgTCCCCAGGATAACTCATCCTGCTTCTTCTCCGCCATCCTCCCCCACCCCGCTGAAGTCTCTCCGCTTCCTCCTGGCCTCCCTCAGACCCTTTCCCATCAGAAGCTCACCAAACACTGTTCGTGCTGGAACACTCTCCCTGTTGAGCCAGAAGGAGACTTGAGACAGGATGACTGTCATGATGCACGGCAAGTAGGTCTGGATCACAAAGTACCCTATCTTGCGCTTGAGGTGGAAGTAAGTGGTCATCACAATGTAGGTCCCTGGAGAGGTACAGAGTGGGGTGAGGTGAAGAGAAACAACATTACAGCAGCACCCGTGCCCTATGGACCAGGGAGCCCATCTTGGCAGGAGACACAATACCTTGGCATGCTTAAGAATTCCCACTAATCACTGATCTACACCATGCAATGGGCCAGCACCTCATTGGACTGGGATGCCTTTGCTCTGAAAGGTGATAATCATACGCTGGTTTTGTAACCCTCTTGCAGATGTTCTGACAACCTCTGGCCTCACAGCCTGAGTACCACCTCAATGGAGCAAGTGGGGGTTCCTTATTGGCTCCTTGAATGGAAAATGGCAGACACACGCCCTCCTCGGATCGATTCACTTGTTCTGGCATGAGGCAAACCTTCCCCCTTCAGCCATCTGAATCGGTACACCCCACTCTTACCCTGCCTggcaatgttgttggactcccactcccatccacaccagccagcatgggcaggggtcaggggtgatgggagttgtagtcctgcaataATCTGGAGGCACCAGGCTGGTGTTCTGAGACATTCCTCATTTGCAGGAGTTTTGCTTGCTCTTCCCATCTGCTGGGAGAAGCAGGAGCCAGAGAGACGTCTCTGATTCCTAGGCAACCAGGAGGGTCTTTCCACTATATTGAAATGAGAGACTTCCTTGTATGTATGATTTACTGAATATACTGTTCAAAAGAAAGGGCACAGAGCACAAGCTCGGTGGGGTTAGAAggacttctccccccaccccccattgcCTCCCCTCCATTACAGCCTAGGCTGTTGCTTAGATCTGCCTGAAATTTCTTATTTAGTTTATTAttgattattattgcatttaaatccaaccaaggagctcaaggtggcacacatggtgctcccctctccattttatcttcacgacaattctgtgaggcaggttaggctgagaggcggtacctgacccaaggtcaccagtcAGCTTCAgggccaagtggagatttgaaccctggtcccttaggtcctagtccaacactctaaccatttcaCCACACTAGGtctcaaatcctggacagccgctgcctgtcagtgtatgCAATACTGAGCGAAA
The DNA window shown above is from Rhineura floridana isolate rRhiFlo1 chromosome 16, rRhiFlo1.hap2, whole genome shotgun sequence and carries:
- the GABRA3 gene encoding gamma-aminobutyric acid receptor subunit alpha-3 isoform X2, with amino-acid sequence MEYTIDVFFRQSWRDERLKFDGPMKILPLNNLLASKIWTPDTFFHNGKKSVAHNMTTPNKLLRLVDNGTLLYTMRLTIHAECPMHLEDFPMDVHACPLKFGSYAYTKAEVIYTWTHGKVEVAEEGSRLNQYDLLGHNVGRDSIESSTGTYIVMTTYFHLKRKIGYFVIQTYLPCIMTVILSQVSFWLNRESVPARTVFGVTTVLTMTTLSISARNSLPKVAYATAMDWFMAVCYAFVFSALIEFAAVNYFTKRSWSWDGKKVLEAQELKKKEPVTLAKKTNNTYNIVGTTYALNITKEPGLPTIAKSAVATTATPSPPPPPPPPAAAVLVPPKVPRLEEKPPENKKTYNSVSKVDKMSRIVFPVLFTIFNMVYWATYVNRESAIKGMIPKE
- the GABRA3 gene encoding gamma-aminobutyric acid receptor subunit alpha-3 isoform X1 — protein: MALARVWAALPLSTTSLGILLLAYALPAEGLAQKHGPDIIDDDNKDNITIFTRILDRLLDGYDNRLRPGLGDTVTEVKTNIYVTSFGPVSDTDMEYTIDVFFRQSWRDERLKFDGPMKILPLNNLLASKIWTPDTFFHNGKKSVAHNMTTPNKLLRLVDNGTLLYTMRLTIHAECPMHLEDFPMDVHACPLKFGSYAYTKAEVIYTWTHGKVEVAEEGSRLNQYDLLGHNVGRDSIESSTGTYIVMTTYFHLKRKIGYFVIQTYLPCIMTVILSQVSFWLNRESVPARTVFGVTTVLTMTTLSISARNSLPKVAYATAMDWFMAVCYAFVFSALIEFAAVNYFTKRSWSWDGKKVLEAQELKKKEPVTLAKKTNNTYNIVGTTYALNITKEPGLPTIAKSAVATTATPSPPPPPPPPAAAVLVPPKVPRLEEKPPENKKTYNSVSKVDKMSRIVFPVLFTIFNMVYWATYVNRESAIKGMIPKE